From Coturnix japonica isolate 7356 chromosome 1, Coturnix japonica 2.1, whole genome shotgun sequence, the proteins below share one genomic window:
- the DIPK2B gene encoding divergent protein kinase domain 2B, which yields MGRWMCCLCSRVADWLMLLLVLARSSNPSTAATASPSVPHVRPSYSFGRTFLGLDKCNACIGTSICKKFFKEEIRFDTWLSSHLKLPPSYLLSYLGNYTDDAQSWRMVDITRLTTKYQHDRADQRICTSLLKTKTCSLEQALRRTHRFQKWLRAKRLTPDLVQGLSSPMLRCPSQRLLDRIVRRYAEVPDAGSIYMDHLTDQDKLRLLYTLSVNSHPILLQIFPDVEGWPFPRYLGSCGRLVVSASTRPLRDFFRAAPEVAADLALQLLAVLRSMGTNDLNYFFYFTRVDVGTFGVFSNGHLFIRDASTLGIIDKEEGSQPFDGQQEYKDIFSCLTVDCQSAFVSCNSIREKQSLVMVCQELLPKLLKGKFLPPVQEKIDSFLQHCAEGLADDQDVNEAMAKLAQLLKPLRSCDSRFAYRYPDCKYSDKY from the exons ATGGGGCGTTGGATGTGCTGCCTTTGCTCCAGAGTTGCAGATTGGTTGATGCTGCTCCTGGTTTTGGCTCGGAGCTCTAACCCTtccacagcagcaacagcttcaCCATCTGTGCCCCACGTCAGACCCAGCTACAGCTTTGGCCGCACTTTCCTGGGACTTGATAAATGCAACGCCTGCATTGGGACGTCCATTTGCAAGAAGTtctttaaggaagaaataag GTTTGACACCTGgctttcttctcatttaaagCTGCCCCCCAGCTACCTGCTCAGCTACTTGGGCAACTACACCGACGATGCACAGAGCTGGCGGATGGTCGACATCACCCGCCTAACCACCAAATACCAGCATGACCGGGCTGACCAGCGCATCTGCACCTCCCTGCTGAAGACCAAGACGTGCAGCCTGGAGCAGGCCCTGCGCCGTACCCACCGCTTCCAGAAGTGGCTGCGGGCCAAGCGCCTCACACCCGACTTGGTGCAG GGTCTGTCCAGCCCCATGTTGCGCTGCCCATCCCAGCGTCTCCTGGACCGGATTGTGCGGCGCTACGCTGAAGTGCCGGATGCTGGCAGCATCTACATGGACCACCTCACCGACCAGGACAAGCTGCGTCTCCTGTACACACTATCAGTTAATTCACACCCTATCCTCTTACAG ATCTTCCCTGATGTGGAGGGGTGGCCCTTCCCACGGTACCTGGGCTCCTGTGGGCGGCTGGTGGTCAGTGCCAGCACCCGGCCACTGCGTGACTTCTTCAGGGCAGCCCCCGAGGTGGCAGCTGACCTGGCCCTCCAGCTCCTCGCCGTCCTCCGCTCCATGGGCACCAATGACCTCAACTATTTCTTCTACTTCACCCGTGTGGACGTTGGCACCTTTGGCGTGTTCAGCAACGGGCATCTGTTCATCCGGGATGCCAGCACTCTGGGCATCATTGACAAGGAGGAAG GGAGCCAACCATTTGATGGCCAACAGGAGTATAAGGATATCTTTAGCTGCTTGACTGTGGACTGCCAGTCTGCATTTGTGTCCTGTAACTCCatcagagagaagcagagccTTGTCATGGTGTGTCAAGAGCTTTTGCCGAAGCTCCTGAAAGGGAAATTCCTACCACCTGTACAGGAGAAAATAGACAGCTTCCTACAGCACTGCGCAGAGGGCCTCGCTGATGACCAGGACGTCAATGAGGCAATGGCAAAGTTGGCGCAGCTTCTGAAGCCTTTGCGGTCTTGCGATTCACGTTTTGCCTACCGCTACCCAGACTGCAAATATAGCGACAAATACTGA